From the Halomonas meridiana genome, one window contains:
- a CDS encoding lysine exporter LysO family protein, translating to MLSGLLIVLLPLFLGYLVRVRSTRLLNLINRAVSGSVYLILLLMGVSLAGLENLGSQLSRLGGNALLLFSITTLFNLAALWWLSRRVRLSAGGSPVVQDAPTSKLAAMQGSLLLVGVVAAGVTAGLLLGPMVGEALFTTADWLAEWVLYLLLVLIGCQLRNSGMPLKQILLNRLGLAIAVTLAVSSLLAGLLAAPLLALSWNEGLAMASGFGWYSLSAILIGDQLGPLMGGVAFFNDLTRELLAFILIPLVIHRHTALAIGYGGATSMDFTLPVIQQHGGVACVPIAVVSGFILSLLSPPLILFFLSLSS from the coding sequence ATGCTTTCTGGCCTATTGATCGTTTTATTGCCGCTATTTTTGGGCTACTTGGTACGTGTCCGTTCGACCCGCTTGCTGAACCTGATCAACCGAGCCGTTAGCGGCTCGGTGTACCTGATTCTGCTGTTGATGGGTGTGAGCCTCGCCGGGCTTGAGAATTTGGGCAGCCAGCTCTCCCGCTTGGGTGGCAACGCCCTACTGCTATTTAGCATCACCACGCTGTTTAACTTAGCCGCACTATGGTGGCTTTCTCGGCGAGTGCGCTTAAGCGCGGGCGGCTCGCCGGTAGTGCAAGATGCGCCTACCAGCAAGCTGGCCGCCATGCAGGGCTCGCTGCTGCTGGTGGGCGTGGTGGCGGCGGGGGTCACTGCGGGGCTGCTGCTTGGGCCAATGGTTGGCGAGGCGCTGTTCACCACCGCTGACTGGCTAGCCGAGTGGGTGCTGTACCTGCTGCTGGTGTTGATTGGCTGCCAGCTACGCAACTCCGGTATGCCGCTGAAGCAAATTTTGCTCAACCGCTTGGGGCTCGCCATTGCGGTCACGCTGGCCGTTAGCTCGCTGCTAGCGGGCTTGTTAGCCGCCCCGCTGCTTGCGCTGAGCTGGAACGAGGGCCTCGCGATGGCCTCAGGCTTCGGCTGGTACTCACTCTCAGCCATCCTGATTGGCGACCAGCTTGGCCCGCTGATGGGTGGTGTGGCGTTCTTCAACGACCTTACCCGCGAGCTACTGGCGTTTATCCTGATCCCGCTGGTCATTCACCGCCACACCGCGCTGGCGATTGGCTACGGCGGGGCAACCTCCATGGATTTCACCCTGCCCGTCATCCAGCAGCACGGCGGCGTGGCCTGCGTGCCCATTGCCGTGGTGAGCGGCTTTATCCTCTCGCTGCTCTCCCCGCCGCTGATTCTGTTCTTTCTTTCGCTTTCGAGTTAG
- a CDS encoding TonB-dependent receptor domain-containing protein produces the protein MRGVEDPLLNVTIDGAAQSGSLFHHTGRIGVDPALLKRVEVTTGAGRATDGPGALGGSVRFVTKDPDDLLRDGERLGGLLSAGAGTNPESYRVSTTLFGRVNDQWSAMGTLVERDQQRYEDGNGSEQAGTEANQQLGQVKLLGDFGAQRFTLSHEIRQDEGERAQRPQWIVSGFNRLYTLDAERQTSTLNYRLRPQGQQRLDLEATLYHTTADVEQNVADRWGRYFGESASTGLTIANTSRVGSHRLTYGLDYRDDEVTAGYADNPTLERESGDIAGVFLQNALQLTDDVQLGLGARYDRYRLTDNSGLSYREDDISPNIDAQWMVTDQITLSAAHARAFRGPKAHDAFKLEGATNAPDLRGEHARNSELAARFEQGPWQFSAELYRSTIDDVIADPLGRPTRYQNVGDLESNGYVLSANYQWASLSAGLSFHHNDIELNGQPLTVYEYNGIGNTVGDTWTAQVDYHVNRAWQVGWRGQFVEGIDALDTSVGTIGKPGYGVHDAYVRWLPTQSDDLAVTLTVNNLLDKQYLDHASNADFEHIPGYEGIVGLAEPGRDIRLGVNYRF, from the coding sequence GTGCGTGGCGTCGAGGACCCGCTGCTAAACGTCACCATTGATGGCGCGGCGCAAAGCGGCAGCCTGTTTCACCATACGGGACGTATTGGCGTCGACCCAGCTCTGCTCAAGCGTGTCGAAGTCACCACGGGTGCTGGTCGAGCTACCGACGGCCCAGGTGCCCTAGGCGGTAGTGTCCGCTTCGTCACCAAAGACCCGGATGACCTGTTACGCGACGGCGAGCGATTAGGCGGGCTATTGTCAGCGGGCGCGGGTACCAACCCAGAGAGTTACCGTGTCAGTACCACGCTATTTGGACGCGTCAACGACCAGTGGAGCGCCATGGGCACGCTCGTCGAACGCGACCAGCAGCGTTATGAAGATGGCAACGGCAGCGAACAGGCCGGTACCGAGGCCAATCAACAGTTGGGGCAAGTGAAACTGCTAGGGGACTTTGGCGCCCAGCGTTTTACGCTCAGTCACGAGATTCGTCAGGACGAGGGCGAACGCGCCCAGCGCCCGCAGTGGATCGTGAGCGGTTTCAACCGCCTCTACACACTGGACGCCGAGCGCCAAACCAGCACGCTCAACTATCGGCTGCGCCCGCAAGGCCAACAGCGGCTCGACCTGGAGGCCACGCTGTACCACACCACCGCCGATGTGGAGCAAAACGTTGCCGACCGCTGGGGACGCTACTTTGGTGAATCCGCTTCCACCGGGCTGACCATCGCCAACACCAGCAGGGTAGGTAGCCATCGACTCACTTACGGCCTTGATTATCGTGACGACGAGGTCACGGCGGGCTATGCCGATAACCCTACCCTGGAGCGTGAAAGTGGCGACATCGCTGGCGTCTTCTTGCAAAACGCCCTACAGCTCACCGATGACGTTCAATTGGGGCTAGGCGCCCGCTATGACCGCTACCGCCTAACCGATAACAGCGGCCTCTCCTACCGCGAGGATGACATTAGCCCCAATATCGACGCCCAGTGGATGGTAACTGACCAGATCACCCTGAGTGCCGCTCATGCTCGCGCGTTCCGGGGCCCCAAAGCGCACGACGCGTTCAAGTTAGAGGGAGCAACCAATGCGCCGGACTTACGCGGTGAACATGCTCGCAACAGCGAACTCGCAGCGCGCTTCGAGCAAGGCCCCTGGCAGTTCAGCGCGGAGCTGTACCGCTCTACTATCGACGACGTCATTGCCGACCCGCTGGGTCGCCCCACGCGTTACCAAAACGTGGGAGATCTAGAGTCCAACGGTTATGTGCTCAGTGCGAATTACCAGTGGGCGTCACTCTCCGCCGGGCTCAGTTTCCATCACAACGATATCGAACTGAATGGCCAGCCGCTCACCGTCTATGAGTACAACGGTATTGGTAACACGGTGGGCGATACGTGGACGGCGCAGGTGGATTACCACGTCAACCGCGCTTGGCAGGTAGGCTGGCGGGGCCAGTTCGTCGAGGGGATCGACGCGCTGGATACCTCGGTAGGCACCATCGGTAAACCGGGATATGGCGTGCACGATGCCTACGTTCGCTGGCTACCCACCCAAAGCGACGACCTCGCCGTCACGCTGACCGTCAATAACCTGCTGGATAAACAGTACCTGGACCATGCTAGCAACGCCGACTTCGAGCACATCCCCGGTTATGAGGGCATCGTGGGGCTGGCAGAGCCGGGTCGCGATATTCGTCTCGGCGTCAACTACCGCTTCTGA
- the doeA gene encoding ectoine hydrolase DoeA (DoeA (degradation of ectoine A) is also called EutD (ectoine utilization D).): MTEVSLPFTREEYANRLWKVRTEMAVRGIDVLIVSDPSNMAWLTGYDGWSFYVHQCVLVGLEGEPVWFGRRMDANGALRTCWIHPDNITYYPDYYVQNPDMHPMEYLAQSIMPDRGWHTGVVGMEMDNYYFSAKAYQSLLKELPHARFMDANALVNWCRAIKSPQEIAYMRVAAKIVEGMHSRILEVIEPGLPKSKLVSEIYRVGIEGFIDENGKVFGGDYPAIVPMLPTGKDAAAPHLTWDDTPFRTGEGTFFEIAGVFKRYHAPMSRTVFLGTPPTDFIRAESALLEGIENGLAVAKPGNRTADIAMALGAAMDKYGFDRGGARCGYPIGISYPPDWGERTMSLRPSDETILQPGMTFHFMPGLWVDDWGLEITESILITEDGCETLANFPRQLFVK, translated from the coding sequence ATGACTGAGGTTTCCCTGCCTTTCACTCGTGAAGAGTATGCGAACCGCCTGTGGAAGGTGCGTACTGAAATGGCCGTTCGCGGCATCGATGTACTGATCGTCAGCGACCCTTCCAACATGGCGTGGCTGACCGGCTACGATGGCTGGTCATTTTACGTTCACCAGTGCGTATTGGTGGGGCTGGAAGGCGAGCCGGTATGGTTTGGTCGCCGTATGGATGCCAACGGCGCGCTGCGTACTTGCTGGATTCATCCCGACAACATCACCTACTACCCGGATTATTACGTCCAGAACCCCGATATGCACCCGATGGAGTATCTGGCGCAATCGATTATGCCTGACCGTGGTTGGCATACCGGCGTGGTGGGCATGGAGATGGACAACTACTACTTCTCCGCCAAAGCGTATCAGAGCCTATTGAAAGAGCTGCCCCATGCGCGGTTTATGGATGCTAACGCGCTGGTCAACTGGTGCCGGGCGATCAAGTCGCCCCAAGAAATTGCTTATATGCGGGTTGCGGCCAAAATCGTCGAAGGGATGCATTCGCGCATTCTTGAAGTGATCGAACCTGGCCTGCCCAAGAGCAAACTGGTATCAGAAATTTATCGTGTCGGTATCGAAGGGTTTATCGACGAAAACGGCAAAGTATTCGGTGGTGACTACCCGGCCATCGTGCCCATGCTGCCGACCGGAAAAGACGCAGCTGCCCCGCATTTAACCTGGGACGACACGCCGTTTCGTACCGGAGAGGGCACGTTCTTCGAAATTGCTGGCGTGTTTAAACGCTACCACGCCCCTATGTCGCGCACGGTCTTTCTGGGCACACCTCCCACCGACTTCATTCGTGCGGAATCGGCGCTATTGGAAGGGATCGAAAACGGCTTAGCCGTTGCCAAGCCCGGCAACCGCACGGCAGATATCGCCATGGCGCTGGGGGCTGCGATGGATAAATACGGCTTTGACCGTGGCGGTGCCCGCTGTGGTTACCCCATCGGGATCTCCTATCCGCCCGACTGGGGCGAGCGCACCATGAGCCTGCGCCCCTCGGATGAAACCATCCTGCAGCCCGGCATGACGTTTCATTTCATGCCGGGCCTCTGGGTCGATGACTGGGGCCTAGAAATCACCGAAAGCATCCTCATTACCGAAGACGGCTGCGAAACCCTGGCAAACTTCCCCCGCCAGCTGTTCGTTAAATAG
- a CDS encoding aspartate aminotransferase family protein: protein MSLHQDLIERDRKVTFHASTHLRDFAHGDLPGRVITGGKGIHIVDKDGREFIDGFAGLYCVNIGYGRTEVAEAIYKQALELSYYHTYVGHSNEPQIELSERVLKIAGLNMSKVYYGMSGSDANETQLKIVRYYNNVLGRPQKKKVISRMRGYHGSGIASGSLTGLKAFHDHFDLPIETIRHTEAPHYYLRAAEQHGMTEREFSAYCADKLEAMILEEGPDTVAAFIGEPVLGTGGIVPPPEGYWEAIQPVLDKYDVLLIADEVVCGFGRTGSDFGSHHYNMKPDLITIAKGLTSAYQPLSGVIVGDKVWKVLEQGTGEFGPIGHGWTYSGHALGCAAGLANLDIIERENLVGNAAETGGYFQQQLKATFEGHPLLGDVRGVGLMAALEFSPDAKQRLHFDPALKVGPRVAAAAMEENLIARAMPQGDILGFAPPLTINRGEVDDMIGRAKRAIDRVTDELVRSGDLKTGQQEAAFTI, encoded by the coding sequence ATGAGCTTGCATCAGGATCTGATCGAACGCGACCGCAAAGTCACCTTCCACGCCTCTACCCATCTGCGCGACTTCGCCCATGGCGATTTGCCTGGCCGAGTCATCACCGGCGGTAAAGGCATTCATATTGTTGATAAAGATGGCCGCGAGTTCATCGACGGTTTTGCGGGTCTTTACTGTGTGAACATCGGCTATGGCCGTACCGAAGTGGCGGAAGCGATTTATAAGCAGGCGCTGGAGCTCTCCTACTATCACACCTACGTAGGCCACTCCAACGAGCCGCAAATCGAGCTTTCCGAGCGCGTGCTGAAAATCGCAGGCCTCAACATGTCCAAGGTCTACTACGGCATGTCCGGCTCTGACGCCAACGAAACCCAGCTCAAAATCGTGCGTTACTACAACAACGTACTGGGTCGCCCGCAGAAGAAAAAGGTTATCTCGCGCATGCGCGGCTACCACGGCTCTGGCATCGCATCTGGCTCACTCACTGGCCTGAAAGCATTCCACGACCACTTTGATCTGCCCATCGAGACCATTCGCCATACCGAAGCGCCGCACTACTACCTGCGCGCCGCCGAGCAGCACGGCATGACCGAGCGTGAATTCTCTGCCTACTGTGCGGATAAGCTCGAAGCGATGATTCTGGAAGAGGGCCCGGATACCGTGGCCGCCTTTATCGGTGAGCCGGTACTCGGCACCGGTGGTATCGTGCCGCCGCCGGAAGGCTACTGGGAAGCGATTCAGCCGGTACTGGATAAGTACGACGTGCTGCTAATTGCCGACGAAGTGGTGTGTGGCTTTGGCCGTACCGGCTCCGACTTCGGTAGCCACCACTACAATATGAAGCCTGACCTGATCACTATCGCCAAAGGCCTGACCAGCGCCTACCAGCCGCTGTCTGGCGTGATTGTCGGCGATAAAGTGTGGAAAGTGCTAGAGCAGGGCACCGGTGAGTTCGGTCCCATCGGCCACGGCTGGACCTACTCAGGCCACGCTCTTGGCTGTGCGGCAGGCCTCGCCAACCTGGATATCATCGAGCGTGAAAATCTGGTGGGTAACGCGGCTGAAACCGGCGGTTACTTCCAGCAGCAGCTGAAAGCGACGTTTGAAGGCCACCCGCTGCTGGGTGATGTGCGCGGCGTTGGCCTGATGGCTGCGCTGGAGTTCTCCCCGGATGCGAAACAGCGTCTGCATTTCGACCCTGCGTTGAAAGTGGGCCCGCGTGTTGCCGCGGCGGCCATGGAAGAGAACCTGATTGCCCGCGCCATGCCCCAAGGCGACATTCTTGGCTTTGCACCGCCGCTGACCATCAACCGTGGCGAAGTAGACGACATGATCGGCCGTGCCAAACGCGCCATCGACCGCGTGACCGATGAGCTCGTGCGCTCTGGCGATCTGAAAACGGGCCAACAAGAAGCGGCCTTCACGATCTAA
- a CDS encoding glyoxylate/hydroxypyruvate reductase A, with protein MKIVVHIDDAEQWQHAIAEALPQATVLTSDAPASERINADYLAVWKAPAHLLQEQTQLKGIINLGAGVDHLLKTPGLPKDVPIVKLRDAGMSELMADYVLYGVLHFYRSMDRYAAQQPTARWQPHAVPDKASWPVGVLGLGAIGSYVASALQQAGFPVLGWSRTPKKISGVRCLHGDDGLNELLSQVQSVVTILPDTAATRHILDAQRLAQLPKGASVINPGRGSLIDEQALLNALGSDEHSGHLRGALLDVFHEEPLPADHPLWQHPKVLVTPHMAAPTPLNDAIDQVISYLHAFDAGEPLATVNPAMGY; from the coding sequence ATGAAAATCGTGGTGCATATCGACGACGCAGAACAGTGGCAACACGCCATTGCCGAAGCGCTGCCTCAGGCGACCGTTCTCACCAGCGACGCGCCTGCTAGCGAGCGCATCAACGCCGACTACCTGGCCGTATGGAAAGCGCCAGCGCACCTTTTGCAGGAACAAACCCAGCTAAAAGGCATTATCAATCTAGGCGCAGGCGTCGATCATCTGCTCAAGACCCCCGGGCTGCCCAAAGACGTGCCCATCGTGAAATTGCGCGACGCGGGTATGAGCGAGCTCATGGCCGATTACGTGCTCTATGGCGTGCTGCACTTCTACCGCAGCATGGATCGCTACGCCGCGCAGCAGCCCACTGCTCGGTGGCAGCCCCATGCCGTGCCCGATAAAGCGAGCTGGCCAGTGGGCGTGTTGGGGCTAGGAGCCATCGGCAGCTATGTCGCCAGCGCTCTTCAACAGGCGGGCTTTCCCGTCTTGGGCTGGAGCCGCACGCCTAAAAAGATCAGCGGCGTGCGTTGCCTACACGGCGATGACGGGTTGAACGAGCTGTTGAGCCAAGTGCAAAGCGTGGTGACGATCCTGCCTGACACGGCAGCGACTCGGCACATTCTCGACGCCCAGCGGCTGGCCCAACTGCCCAAAGGGGCAAGTGTCATCAATCCTGGGCGCGGTAGCTTGATCGATGAGCAGGCGCTGCTGAACGCGTTGGGTTCGGACGAGCATTCAGGTCATCTGCGCGGCGCGCTGTTGGATGTCTTCCATGAAGAGCCCCTGCCCGCTGACCACCCGTTATGGCAACACCCCAAGGTCCTCGTCACACCCCATATGGCGGCGCCCACGCCACTGAACGACGCCATCGATCAGGTGATCTCGTACCTGCATGCTTTCGATGCAGGGGAGCCACTGGCCACCGTGAACCCGGCAATGGGCTACTGA
- the doeB gene encoding N(2)-acetyl-L-2,4-diaminobutanoate deacetylase DoeB, with amino-acid sequence MTHQPNQLRPSPISATVDFDADGVQHGFLKLPISTDESAWGAVMIPVTVVKNGEGPTALLTGGNHGDEYEGITSLLKLSSTLKAEDVTGRVIIVPCMNTPAVMAGKRTSPMDKGNLNRSFPGDPNGTVTSQIADYFTRVLVPMSDVVLDLHSGGRTLDILPFGASHVLDDKKQQQAALEGAKAFGAPYAMVMFELDAEKLFDTACERQGKVFVATELGGGGTSTPQSIAIAERGVRNFLIHYGLVAGEVEMPKGGQMYLDMPDASCYVQSQHSGVLELLVALGDEVKKGQTIAYVYDMTRSGTAPVAYQAERDGILMARRAPSLINMGDTLAVIADVVERLEA; translated from the coding sequence ATGACGCATCAACCGAACCAACTGCGGCCAAGCCCCATTTCCGCCACCGTTGATTTCGACGCCGACGGCGTGCAGCACGGCTTTTTAAAGCTGCCAATCTCCACCGATGAATCGGCTTGGGGCGCGGTGATGATCCCCGTCACGGTAGTCAAGAATGGCGAAGGCCCCACGGCACTGCTCACCGGCGGCAACCATGGCGATGAGTACGAGGGCATCACTTCGCTGTTGAAGCTCTCCTCAACGCTGAAAGCGGAAGACGTGACCGGTCGCGTGATCATCGTGCCCTGCATGAATACTCCCGCGGTGATGGCGGGCAAACGCACCTCGCCCATGGACAAAGGCAACCTGAACCGTAGCTTCCCTGGCGACCCTAACGGCACGGTGACCTCGCAAATTGCCGACTACTTCACCCGCGTGCTGGTGCCCATGAGCGATGTGGTGCTCGACCTGCACTCCGGCGGCCGCACGCTGGATATCCTGCCGTTTGGTGCGTCTCACGTATTGGACGACAAAAAGCAGCAGCAGGCAGCCTTAGAAGGTGCCAAAGCGTTTGGTGCACCTTACGCCATGGTGATGTTTGAGCTGGATGCCGAAAAGCTTTTCGACACCGCTTGCGAGCGCCAGGGCAAAGTGTTTGTGGCCACTGAGTTGGGCGGCGGCGGCACCTCTACGCCGCAAAGCATTGCCATTGCCGAGCGTGGCGTGCGCAACTTCTTAATTCATTACGGCTTGGTAGCTGGTGAAGTGGAGATGCCCAAAGGCGGGCAGATGTACCTTGATATGCCGGATGCCAGTTGCTACGTGCAGAGCCAACACTCCGGCGTGTTGGAGCTCTTAGTGGCGCTGGGGGATGAAGTGAAAAAAGGCCAAACCATCGCCTACGTCTACGACATGACCCGCAGCGGCACGGCTCCGGTGGCCTACCAAGCCGAGCGTGACGGCATTCTCATGGCGCGCCGTGCGCCGTCGCTGATCAATATGGGGGACACCCTGGCGGTGATCGCCGATGTTGTCGAACGCCTGGAGGCGTAG
- a CDS encoding Lrp/AsnC family transcriptional regulator: MMKLDRFDLKILDILSRDGRITKSKLAEAINLSVSPCWERVKRLEKAGVIEGYTARINAEVLVPRNPVWVQIELKQHNAESFARFEALVMQTPEVTECVAVGGGVDYLVKFEARTIDSYQRLMDKWLVSEAGIERYFTYIVTKTVKHQPIGIDPSAAL; encoded by the coding sequence ATGATGAAACTGGACCGTTTTGATCTCAAAATCCTCGATATCCTCTCTCGGGACGGGCGCATCACCAAATCGAAGCTGGCCGAGGCGATTAACCTGTCCGTTAGCCCCTGCTGGGAACGGGTGAAACGCCTCGAAAAGGCCGGGGTGATTGAAGGGTATACGGCGCGCATCAATGCAGAGGTGTTGGTGCCGCGCAACCCTGTGTGGGTACAGATTGAGCTCAAACAGCACAACGCCGAAAGCTTTGCCCGCTTTGAAGCCTTGGTGATGCAAACCCCCGAGGTGACCGAGTGCGTGGCCGTTGGTGGCGGCGTCGATTATCTCGTGAAGTTCGAAGCTCGTACCATTGATAGCTACCAGCGCTTGATGGATAAGTGGCTGGTATCGGAGGCGGGCATTGAGCGCTACTTTACGTATATCGTGACGAAGACCGTCAAGCATCAGCCGATTGGCATCGACCCCAGCGCTGCGCTTTAG
- a CDS encoding nucleoside recognition domain-containing protein gives MLNGIWLSFFIAAFAASLWQWLVGGDSDVFARLVQSLFDMAKVSVDIILVLLGTMTLWLGFLSIAEKAGLIRLLGRVLDPLFSRLMPEVPRGHPAMGLISMNFAANILGLDNAATPIGIKAMHSLQSLNPSSETASNAQILFLVLNTSSLTLLPVTIFMYRAQQGAADPTLVFLPILLATSASSLAGLLAVAVMQRLKLWHPVVLAYLVAAALALGLLITTLAGMSAQALAAASTLVGNLTLFSIVIMFLVVGALRGVKVYDAFIEGAKEGLSFTITLLPYLIAMLVAVGVLRASGVLDAGLGGIRWLVEGIGWDTRFVDALPTAFVKPLSGSGSRAMMIETMNTFGVDSFPGLLAATFQGSTETTFYVLAVYFGAVGITRIRHGLGCALVADASGITTAIVVCYWFFG, from the coding sequence ATGCTCAACGGAATCTGGTTAAGCTTCTTTATTGCCGCCTTTGCGGCATCGCTCTGGCAGTGGCTGGTGGGTGGCGACAGCGACGTGTTTGCCCGCTTGGTGCAGTCGCTGTTCGATATGGCAAAAGTGAGCGTCGATATTATCTTGGTGCTGCTGGGCACCATGACGCTGTGGCTGGGGTTTCTTTCCATTGCCGAAAAGGCGGGGTTGATACGACTACTGGGGCGGGTACTCGACCCGCTGTTTAGCCGCTTGATGCCAGAAGTGCCCCGTGGCCACCCGGCCATGGGGCTAATCAGCATGAACTTTGCGGCGAACATTCTCGGCCTGGATAACGCCGCCACGCCGATCGGCATTAAAGCGATGCATTCGCTGCAAAGCCTTAATCCCAGCAGTGAGACCGCCAGCAACGCGCAAATCCTGTTTTTAGTGCTTAACACGTCGTCGCTCACCCTGCTGCCCGTCACTATTTTTATGTACCGAGCCCAGCAGGGAGCCGCCGACCCGACGCTGGTATTTTTACCGATCTTGTTAGCGACAAGCGCCTCTAGCCTGGCTGGGCTGTTGGCGGTAGCGGTGATGCAGCGTTTAAAGCTCTGGCACCCGGTCGTGTTGGCCTATTTAGTGGCGGCTGCGTTAGCGTTAGGGCTATTGATCACTACCTTAGCGGGGATGTCCGCTCAGGCGCTAGCGGCGGCCTCAACCCTAGTGGGCAATTTGACCCTATTTAGCATTGTTATCATGTTCTTAGTCGTTGGCGCGCTGCGCGGAGTGAAGGTATACGACGCCTTTATCGAAGGGGCTAAAGAGGGCCTGAGCTTTACCATCACCCTACTGCCCTACCTGATTGCCATGCTGGTAGCCGTGGGAGTGCTGCGCGCCAGCGGCGTGCTGGATGCCGGGCTTGGCGGTATCCGCTGGCTGGTTGAGGGCATCGGCTGGGACACCCGCTTTGTGGATGCGCTGCCCACCGCCTTTGTGAAGCCCCTCTCCGGCAGTGGCTCCCGTGCCATGATGATTGAAACCATGAACACCTTTGGTGTCGATAGCTTCCCTGGGCTACTGGCGGCCACCTTCCAAGGCAGCACCGAAACCACGTTTTACGTGCTGGCGGTTTACTTCGGTGCCGTAGGCATCACCCGCATTCGCCACGGCTTGGGCTGCGCGTTAGTAGCCGACGCGTCGGGCATTACTACCGCCATTGTTGTGTGTTACTGGTTCTTTGGTTAA
- a CDS encoding NAD-dependent succinate-semialdehyde dehydrogenase: MTTLSTTLVKRLEDPRLFRQYAYVNGKWTHGEGGREEAVFDPATNEAIGHIPLLEANQITAAVDAAEAAFVHWRALRADERCERLLAWYDLIQANREDLATIMTLEQGKPLPDARGEVEYGASFVRWFAEEGKRTYGETIPSHIPNASLGTIKEPVGIAAMITPWNFPLAMITRKAAAALAAGCPVIVKPANETPFSALALAELAERAGIPEGIFNVVLGEPAEVSKILCSEPLIRALSFTGSTRVGRLLIEQSANTVKRLSLELGGNAPFIVGPDMDPKEAAYAAVAAKFQTAGQDCLAANRILVHESIHDEFVAQFTERMAALTVGNGLHGEVDLGPLIHRQAVEKAAAIVDDAISQGATMVAGDQSQAPGDNFFMPVLLTGVTPQMKVWREENFAPVAGITAYSSDDEVIEMANDTEYGLAAYIYTHDIRRIWKLMRALEYGMVSVNSVKMTGPPVPFGGVKQSGLGREGGATGIDEYLETKYYCLGALGSVSGS; encoded by the coding sequence ATGACCACACTATCAACCACGCTTGTGAAACGCCTGGAAGACCCGCGCCTGTTCCGGCAGTACGCCTACGTGAACGGCAAGTGGACCCATGGTGAAGGCGGCCGCGAAGAGGCCGTCTTTGATCCTGCCACCAACGAAGCCATTGGCCATATTCCGTTGCTGGAGGCGAATCAAATCACTGCGGCGGTGGATGCAGCCGAAGCGGCCTTCGTTCACTGGCGGGCACTGCGCGCCGACGAGCGTTGCGAACGCCTGCTGGCGTGGTACGACCTGATTCAAGCCAACCGCGAAGACCTAGCGACCATCATGACCCTGGAGCAGGGCAAACCGCTGCCCGATGCCCGTGGTGAAGTAGAGTATGGCGCAAGCTTCGTGCGCTGGTTCGCGGAAGAGGGCAAACGCACCTACGGCGAGACCATCCCTAGCCACATTCCCAATGCATCGCTCGGCACCATTAAAGAGCCGGTGGGCATTGCCGCGATGATTACGCCTTGGAACTTCCCGCTGGCGATGATCACCCGCAAAGCCGCTGCCGCGCTGGCCGCAGGCTGCCCGGTGATTGTGAAGCCCGCCAACGAAACGCCGTTCTCGGCGCTGGCGCTGGCTGAGCTTGCTGAGCGAGCGGGCATTCCCGAAGGTATTTTCAACGTGGTGCTGGGTGAGCCTGCGGAAGTCTCCAAGATTTTGTGCAGCGAACCGCTTATTCGTGCGCTCTCGTTCACCGGCTCCACCCGCGTTGGCCGTCTGCTCATCGAGCAAAGCGCTAACACCGTGAAGCGTCTTTCGCTGGAGCTGGGTGGCAACGCGCCGTTTATCGTCGGGCCGGATATGGACCCGAAAGAAGCCGCCTATGCGGCGGTAGCGGCCAAGTTCCAAACCGCTGGGCAAGACTGCCTTGCCGCTAACCGGATTCTGGTACACGAATCGATTCACGATGAGTTCGTGGCCCAGTTCACCGAGCGTATGGCGGCCCTCACCGTGGGCAATGGCCTGCACGGCGAAGTTGATCTTGGCCCGCTCATTCACCGCCAAGCGGTCGAAAAAGCAGCCGCGATTGTGGACGACGCGATCTCCCAAGGCGCTACGATGGTGGCGGGCGACCAAAGCCAAGCGCCGGGCGACAACTTCTTTATGCCCGTGCTGCTGACCGGTGTGACACCGCAAATGAAAGTATGGCGGGAAGAGAACTTTGCCCCCGTGGCCGGCATTACCGCTTATAGTAGCGACGACGAAGTGATAGAGATGGCTAATGACACCGAATACGGCTTGGCCGCATACATCTACACCCACGATATTCGTCGTATTTGGAAGCTGATGCGCGCGCTGGAGTACGGCATGGTGAGCGTCAATTCCGTGAAGATGACCGGCCCGCCCGTGCCCTTCGGCGGCGTCAAACAGTCCGGCCTTGGCCGTGAAGGTGGCGCTACAGGTATCGATGAGTACCTGGAAACGAAGTACTACTGCCTTGGGGCGCTAGGCTCCGTATCGGGTAGTTAA